Proteins encoded within one genomic window of Acidobacteriota bacterium:
- a CDS encoding molybdenum cofactor biosynthesis protein MoaE, with product MIRVALLEGPLPPFEEESTGAECGSEIVFHGRVRGTEKQRPITALFYEHYEGMAERELQRLAEQTAERFSLQTLVCLHRVGEVPVGESSVRVVLRSRHRAEGIEALAWFVRELKRRVPIWKWGVTPAGERFPSTHCEGCAAAETEHHTHPPG from the coding sequence GTGATCCGCGTCGCCCTGCTCGAAGGCCCCCTGCCCCCTTTCGAAGAAGAAAGCACCGGAGCCGAGTGCGGCTCGGAGATCGTCTTCCACGGGCGGGTGCGGGGTACGGAAAAGCAACGCCCCATCACCGCCCTGTTCTACGAGCACTACGAGGGCATGGCCGAGCGGGAACTCCAGCGCCTGGCCGAGCAGACCGCCGAACGATTCTCACTGCAGACCCTGGTCTGCCTGCACCGGGTGGGGGAAGTCCCGGTGGGCGAGAGTTCCGTCAGGGTCGTCCTGCGCTCGCGGCACCGGGCCGAGGGCATCGAGGCCCTGGCCTGGTTCGTCCGTGAACTCAAACGGCGCGTGCCGATCTGGAAGTGGGGCGTGACCCCCGCCGGAGAACGCTTCCCGTCGACCCACTGTGAAGGCTGTGCCGCCGCCGAAACCGAGCACCACACTCATCCGCCGGGCTGA
- the trpS gene encoding tryptophan--tRNA ligase: MSFKRVLSGVQPTGTLHLGNYFGAIQQHIQLQEETSGPEGAFYFIANYHALTTIQDAARLRRLTREVAIDYLALGLDPHKATFFRQSDVPEVTECTWLLSCCTGMGLLERAHSYKDKVARGVKPSMGLFCYPVLMASDILIYRSTVVPVGKDQQQHVEMAQDMAQSFNAAFSCEVFVRPEWRFGAGRKVPGLDGEKMSKSYDNTIPIFMPDELTEKKVFKTYFARIVTDSKGVDDPKDPDDTLMQLYRLLDPREAEAIGPDYVKGGIGYGEMKKRLHAAYNRTFEPLRQRRREIAADEAYVEGVLEQGAARAREVAREVMAAAREATGLSTAASTHRR; encoded by the coding sequence ATGAGCTTCAAACGGGTATTGTCGGGGGTCCAGCCCACAGGGACCCTCCACCTGGGCAACTACTTCGGCGCGATCCAGCAGCACATCCAGCTCCAGGAGGAGACCTCCGGACCGGAAGGCGCCTTCTACTTCATCGCCAACTACCATGCCCTGACCACGATCCAGGACGCCGCGCGGCTCCGCCGACTGACCCGGGAGGTGGCCATCGACTACCTGGCCCTGGGCCTCGATCCTCACAAGGCCACGTTCTTTCGCCAGAGCGACGTGCCGGAGGTCACCGAGTGCACCTGGCTGCTGAGCTGCTGCACGGGGATGGGCCTGCTCGAGCGGGCCCACAGCTACAAGGACAAGGTGGCCCGGGGCGTCAAGCCGAGCATGGGCCTGTTCTGCTACCCGGTCCTGATGGCCTCGGACATTCTGATCTACCGCTCGACGGTGGTCCCCGTGGGCAAGGATCAACAGCAGCACGTGGAGATGGCCCAGGACATGGCCCAGAGCTTCAACGCCGCCTTCTCCTGCGAGGTCTTCGTGCGTCCCGAATGGCGTTTCGGAGCCGGTCGCAAGGTCCCCGGCCTGGACGGGGAGAAGATGAGCAAGAGCTACGACAACACCATCCCCATCTTCATGCCCGACGAACTGACCGAGAAGAAGGTCTTCAAGACCTACTTCGCCCGCATCGTCACCGACTCGAAGGGCGTGGACGATCCGAAGGATCCCGACGACACCCTGATGCAGCTCTACCGCCTGCTGGACCCCCGGGAGGCCGAGGCCATCGGCCCCGACTACGTCAAGGGCGGCATCGGCTACGGCGAGATGAAAAAACGGCTGCACGCGGCCTACAACCGCACCTTCGAGCCGCTGCGCCAGCGAAGGCGGGAGATCGCCGCCGACGAGGCCTACGTCGAAGGGGTGCTCGAACAGGGCGCGGCCCGCGCCCGGGAGGTGGCCCGGGAGGTGATGGCCGCTGCCCGCGAGGCCACCGGCCTGAGCACCGCGGCCTCAACCCACCGGCGCTGA
- a CDS encoding S41 family peptidase, which translates to MRTFVPLPILLLLVATSWPAAALEARLPRHPAPSPDGSEIAFSWQGDIWLVPAQGGEARRLTAHPAADRFPVWSPDGRWIAFQSWRYGNGDVFVLPYDGSAPPRRLTFASTDDRPVDFSPSGLEVLFVSRRDLSIRRAPGLYRVWVEGSTPVLEQRALGDNAAYSPDGQRLAFVRGGTYWWRRGYRGAANREIWLRRADGSLEPLTDFDGDDDHPLWVDADTLIFLSSRNGRKNLFRLEMNSGRVTPLTHFDQTDVRFPRISADGSLVAFEVDQEIRLLRPTDGEQRRVRIEVAPDWTRPPVEERRASSGAEELVISPDGKLAAFIVHGEVFVTGIRSKKDQQIATPPTVQVTRTPQREQDLLWHPDSKSLWVTSDRRGNNDIYRLSPADPKRGWLENLEFHAEAVVAGPDEEHAARISPDGRKLAYLRGKGDLLVRDLDSGDQTLIHEHWSPAEFRWSPDSRWLAYATNDVEYNSEVWIVPATGGEAYNVSRHPDIDTAPRWSADGRRLTWLSRRHADTLDVWSVWLRREDAERSAEQWLALWQSGKKGKKKDGQAGKAGEKAARKKKKKKTPKEEAAAPEPDVAKVEIDLQGLWRRAEPLTRLPGDEGDALLTPDGRRLVFTAVNEKGRDIFISDWRGRKPKRLTTSGKAPRALQFDESGKTLFYLSATGTIQRVSLEGKAGDPVPFSARYTVDNAAERRQLFDEAWRALSEWFYDPHFHGVDWQAMRRRYRPWAMDASDHADFADVMNLMLGELNASHMGYRPRRPEGGAQTGWIGALFDASEGGPGILVSEVLDDSPAARTDVALLAGERILAVDGREVTETTNIYALFENTVGRRLPLLIAGVDGEKRRVVIEPVAFSRQRQLRYRQWTRRRRAMVDRLSGGRLGYLHIQGMSMPSFEEFERDLYAAGHGKQGLLIDVRSNGGGWTTDYLMAVLNVRRHAYTIPRDADPATRAYPQGRLPLAAWTRPAAALCNEESYSNAEIFSRAFRNLKRGPLIGTPTFGAVISTSGRRLLNGDWVRLPLRGWYDALTGENQENHGVQPDLLVTQPPAEDTLNDKDTQLAAAVELLLERLENDPRAGAW; encoded by the coding sequence ATGCGCACGTTCGTCCCGCTCCCCATCCTCCTTCTGCTCGTCGCCACATCCTGGCCCGCCGCCGCTCTCGAGGCCCGGCTCCCCCGGCACCCGGCTCCCTCTCCCGACGGCAGCGAGATCGCCTTTTCCTGGCAGGGAGACATCTGGCTGGTTCCGGCCCAGGGCGGCGAGGCCCGGCGGCTGACCGCCCATCCCGCCGCCGACCGCTTCCCCGTCTGGTCTCCCGACGGGCGCTGGATCGCCTTCCAGTCCTGGCGCTACGGCAACGGTGACGTCTTCGTCCTGCCCTACGACGGCTCGGCGCCTCCCCGGAGGCTGACCTTCGCCTCCACCGACGACCGGCCCGTGGACTTCTCGCCGAGCGGTCTCGAGGTGCTCTTCGTCTCCCGGCGGGACCTGTCCATCCGCCGCGCTCCCGGGCTCTACCGGGTCTGGGTGGAGGGCTCGACCCCCGTGCTCGAGCAACGGGCCCTCGGCGACAACGCCGCCTACTCTCCCGACGGTCAGCGCCTGGCCTTCGTGCGGGGAGGCACCTACTGGTGGCGCCGGGGCTACCGGGGAGCGGCCAACCGGGAGATCTGGCTCCGCCGCGCCGATGGAAGCCTCGAGCCCCTGACCGATTTCGACGGGGACGACGACCACCCCCTGTGGGTCGACGCCGACACCCTGATCTTCCTCTCCTCCCGCAACGGCCGGAAGAACCTTTTCCGGCTCGAGATGAACAGCGGCCGGGTGACCCCGTTGACGCACTTCGACCAGACCGACGTGCGCTTCCCGCGCATCTCCGCCGACGGCAGCCTGGTGGCCTTCGAGGTGGACCAGGAGATCCGCCTGCTGCGTCCCACCGACGGTGAGCAACGCCGGGTGCGCATCGAGGTCGCACCGGACTGGACGCGCCCGCCCGTCGAGGAACGTCGCGCCTCGTCCGGTGCGGAAGAACTGGTCATCTCCCCCGACGGCAAGCTGGCCGCGTTCATCGTCCACGGGGAGGTGTTCGTCACCGGTATCCGCTCCAAGAAAGACCAGCAGATCGCCACCCCGCCGACGGTGCAGGTCACCCGCACCCCCCAGCGGGAACAGGACCTGCTGTGGCACCCCGACTCCAAGTCCCTGTGGGTCACTTCCGACCGCCGGGGCAACAACGACATCTACCGCCTGTCGCCCGCCGATCCCAAGCGGGGCTGGCTCGAGAACCTGGAGTTCCACGCCGAAGCCGTGGTGGCCGGACCCGACGAAGAGCACGCGGCACGGATCTCTCCCGACGGCAGGAAGCTGGCCTACCTGCGGGGCAAGGGGGACCTGCTGGTGCGCGACCTGGACAGCGGGGATCAGACGCTGATCCACGAGCACTGGTCACCGGCCGAGTTCCGCTGGTCGCCCGACTCGCGCTGGCTGGCCTACGCCACCAACGACGTGGAATACAACAGCGAGGTCTGGATCGTGCCGGCCACCGGCGGCGAGGCCTACAACGTCAGCCGCCATCCCGACATCGACACCGCTCCCCGCTGGTCCGCCGACGGCCGGCGCCTGACCTGGCTCTCCCGCCGCCATGCCGACACCCTGGACGTGTGGAGCGTCTGGCTGCGCCGCGAGGACGCCGAACGTTCCGCCGAGCAGTGGCTGGCCCTGTGGCAGTCCGGAAAGAAGGGCAAGAAGAAGGACGGCCAAGCCGGGAAGGCGGGAGAGAAGGCCGCCAGGAAGAAAAAGAAAAAGAAGACGCCGAAGGAGGAGGCGGCCGCCCCGGAGCCCGACGTGGCGAAGGTCGAGATCGACCTGCAAGGACTGTGGCGCCGGGCGGAGCCCCTGACCCGTCTGCCGGGGGACGAGGGCGACGCCCTGCTCACTCCCGACGGCCGCCGCCTGGTCTTCACCGCCGTCAACGAAAAGGGCCGTGACATCTTCATCAGCGACTGGCGGGGCCGCAAGCCCAAGCGCCTGACCACCAGCGGCAAGGCGCCCCGTGCCCTGCAATTCGACGAGTCGGGCAAGACGCTCTTCTACCTCTCCGCGACGGGTACGATCCAGCGCGTCTCCCTCGAGGGCAAGGCCGGCGACCCGGTTCCCTTCTCCGCCCGCTACACGGTGGACAACGCCGCCGAACGCCGGCAACTCTTCGACGAGGCCTGGCGGGCCCTGTCGGAGTGGTTCTACGACCCCCACTTCCACGGAGTCGACTGGCAGGCCATGCGCCGGCGTTACCGTCCCTGGGCCATGGATGCCTCCGACCATGCGGATTTCGCCGACGTGATGAACTTGATGCTCGGCGAGTTGAACGCATCCCACATGGGCTATCGCCCCCGGCGCCCCGAAGGCGGGGCGCAGACCGGCTGGATCGGGGCGCTCTTCGACGCCTCCGAGGGCGGACCCGGCATCCTGGTCAGCGAAGTGCTCGACGATTCTCCCGCCGCGCGCACCGACGTGGCCCTGCTGGCCGGCGAGCGGATCCTCGCGGTGGACGGCCGGGAGGTGACGGAGACGACCAACATCTACGCCCTCTTCGAGAACACGGTCGGCCGCCGCCTGCCCCTGCTCATCGCCGGGGTGGATGGCGAAAAGCGCCGGGTGGTGATCGAGCCGGTGGCTTTCTCCCGCCAGCGCCAGTTGCGCTACCGGCAGTGGACGCGCCGGCGCCGGGCCATGGTCGACCGGCTCTCCGGCGGCCGCCTGGGCTACCTGCACATTCAGGGCATGAGCATGCCCTCCTTCGAGGAGTTCGAGCGGGATCTCTACGCCGCCGGCCACGGCAAGCAGGGGCTGCTGATCGACGTACGCTCCAACGGGGGCGGCTGGACCACCGACTACCTGATGGCCGTGCTCAACGTCCGCCGCCATGCCTACACCATCCCTCGGGACGCCGATCCGGCCACCCGGGCCTACCCCCAGGGGAGGCTGCCGCTGGCGGCTTGGACCCGCCCCGCCGCGGCGCTGTGCAACGAGGAGTCCTACTCCAACGCCGAGATCTTCTCCCGGGCCTTCCGCAACCTGAAGCGCGGTCCGCTGATCGGCACGCCCACCTTCGGCGCGGTGATTTCCACCAGCGGCCGGAGGCTGCTCAACGGTGACTGGGTGCGCCTGCCCCTGCGCGGCTGGTACGATGCCCTGACCGGCGAGAACCAGGAGAACCACGGTGTCCAGCCCGATCTGCTGGTAACCCAACCTCCCGCCGAAGACACCCTGAACGACAAAGACACCCAGCTCGCCGCCGCCGTCGAGCTGCTGCTCGAACGCCTGGAGAACGATCCCCGGGCCGGAGCCTGGTAG
- a CDS encoding DUF362 domain-containing protein encodes MGKSKVAVLRTAPATVLEDYHRLMNLADYREVIDPSVDTALKINISWHFFYPSSSTTPWQLDGVISALKQDGYDPALIHGCHNRTVVIDAHLGERENKHLDVIERHGLRNVHLYEGEPWINVRDAVGELANDFLCLNEVYPDGFNIPRRFIGENIIHLPTIKTHVFTTTTGAMKNAFGGLLNERRHWTHPVIHETLVDLLMIQKKIHSGVFAVMDGTFAGDGPGPRCMVPHVKNVLLASADQVAIDAVAARMMGFDPLQIKFIRLAHDRGLGVGDPREIEIAGDQEAAAQRWNFDGPFRKMTFASRMQHKIYWGPLKKPIEWSLKTVLAPWAYVASVIYHDSFWYPLKARRMMQQVLDSEWGRLFRDWENAERDARGFPAFAERPARLRRTGLRALGTSLGVLATCVKEAPEVLQRRRRRKT; translated from the coding sequence ATGGGCAAGAGCAAGGTGGCCGTCCTGCGTACGGCGCCGGCGACCGTACTCGAGGACTACCACCGCCTGATGAACCTGGCGGACTACCGGGAGGTGATCGACCCTTCGGTGGATACGGCGCTGAAGATCAACATCTCGTGGCATTTCTTCTACCCCTCCAGTTCCACCACTCCCTGGCAGCTCGATGGTGTGATCTCCGCGCTCAAGCAGGATGGCTACGACCCGGCGCTGATCCACGGCTGTCACAACCGCACGGTGGTGATCGACGCCCACCTGGGCGAGCGCGAGAACAAGCATCTCGACGTGATCGAGCGCCATGGCTTGCGCAACGTGCATCTCTACGAAGGCGAACCCTGGATCAACGTCCGCGACGCGGTGGGCGAGTTGGCCAACGACTTCCTCTGCCTCAACGAGGTCTATCCCGACGGTTTCAACATCCCCCGCCGCTTCATCGGCGAGAACATCATTCACCTGCCGACGATCAAGACCCACGTCTTCACCACGACCACCGGGGCGATGAAAAACGCCTTCGGCGGCCTGCTCAACGAGCGGCGTCACTGGACCCACCCGGTGATCCACGAGACCCTCGTCGACCTGCTGATGATCCAGAAGAAGATCCACAGCGGAGTCTTCGCGGTGATGGACGGCACCTTCGCCGGTGACGGACCCGGGCCGCGCTGCATGGTGCCCCACGTCAAGAACGTGCTGCTGGCCTCCGCCGATCAGGTGGCCATCGATGCGGTGGCGGCGCGGATGATGGGTTTCGATCCGCTGCAGATCAAGTTCATCCGACTGGCTCACGACCGGGGTCTGGGAGTGGGGGATCCGCGGGAGATCGAGATCGCCGGTGACCAGGAGGCGGCCGCCCAACGCTGGAACTTCGACGGTCCCTTCCGCAAGATGACCTTCGCTTCCCGGATGCAGCACAAGATCTACTGGGGCCCGCTCAAAAAGCCCATCGAGTGGTCGCTCAAGACCGTTCTCGCGCCGTGGGCCTACGTGGCCAGCGTGATCTACCACGACAGCTTCTGGTACCCCCTCAAGGCCCGTCGGATGATGCAGCAGGTGCTCGACAGCGAGTGGGGCCGGCTCTTTCGTGACTGGGAGAACGCCGAGCGGGACGCCCGGGGTTTTCCCGCCTTCGCCGAACGGCCGGCCCGGTTGCGACGCACGGGCCTGCGGGCCCTGGGGACTTCCCTGGGCGTGCTGGCGACCTGTGTGAAGGAGGCGCCCGAAGTGTTGCAGCGCCGCAGGCGCCGGAAGACCTGA
- a CDS encoding YkgJ family cysteine cluster protein has protein sequence MSEGRSRILERLAAWHAQIDGAAGKRSRALGDHWRCAPGCSDCCRDGLTVYSVEALRICVDFAGHFENWEPHPPGKCALLDDRGLCRVYASRPYVCRTQGLALGWIEEGPEGLVEWRDICPINEKGLRVEALPAEALWRIGPAEGKLVEIERRWDPAAERVALRALFDSRLRQRLLGTAGSGPGEEEAGGA, from the coding sequence GTGAGCGAGGGACGGAGCCGGATCCTCGAACGTCTCGCTGCCTGGCATGCTCAGATCGACGGGGCGGCCGGGAAGCGGTCCCGGGCCCTCGGTGACCACTGGCGCTGCGCTCCCGGCTGCTCGGATTGCTGTCGCGACGGACTGACGGTCTATTCCGTCGAGGCTCTGCGCATCTGTGTCGACTTCGCCGGCCACTTCGAAAACTGGGAGCCCCATCCGCCCGGGAAGTGCGCCCTGCTCGATGATCGGGGACTCTGCCGGGTCTACGCTTCCCGTCCCTATGTCTGCCGCACCCAGGGACTGGCCCTGGGCTGGATCGAGGAGGGGCCCGAAGGGCTCGTGGAGTGGCGGGACATCTGCCCGATCAACGAGAAGGGACTGAGGGTGGAGGCGCTGCCTGCCGAGGCCCTGTGGCGGATCGGCCCGGCCGAGGGGAAACTGGTGGAAATCGAGCGCCGCTGGGATCCGGCCGCCGAACGGGTGGCACTCAGGGCCCTGTTCGACTCCCGGCTGCGGCAGCGGCTGCTCGGCACGGCCGGAAGCGGGCCCGGCGAGGAAGAGGCCGGAGGAGCGTGA
- the rpmG gene encoding 50S ribosomal protein L33, with protein MAKKGHRVNVILECTEARKLGKSPSRYVTTKNKQNVSGRLELKKYNPALGRHTLHKEIR; from the coding sequence ATGGCAAAGAAAGGTCACCGGGTCAACGTGATCCTCGAGTGCACCGAGGCGCGCAAGCTGGGCAAGTCCCCCTCCCGGTACGTGACGACCAAGAACAAGCAGAACGTCTCCGGACGGCTGGAACTCAAGAAGTACAACCCGGCCCTCGGTCGCCACACCCTGCACAAGGAAATCCGCTAG
- a CDS encoding MoaD/ThiS family protein, producing MEQATIRVRVRCFSHLRYELGTDAFDLDLPAGCTLGEASRRILEKAKGKLEGMPFRMALNGAFAEGSAKVAEGDELALIPPVQGG from the coding sequence ATGGAACAGGCCACGATCCGCGTGCGCGTACGCTGCTTTTCCCACCTGCGCTACGAGCTGGGCACCGACGCTTTCGATCTGGACCTGCCCGCCGGCTGCACCCTCGGCGAGGCCTCCCGGCGCATTCTCGAAAAAGCGAAGGGTAAGCTCGAGGGCATGCCCTTCCGCATGGCCCTCAACGGCGCATTCGCCGAAGGCTCGGCCAAAGTCGCCGAAGGGGACGAACTGGCCCTGATTCCCCCGGTGCAAGGGGGCTGA
- a CDS encoding HIT family protein, whose protein sequence is MAETVFSKIIRGEIPCHRVYEDDHVLAFLDVNPLSPGHALLIPKEPAETLDQLSDEAGAALGRVLPRLCRAVREVTGVSAYNVLQNNGRAAHQAVFHVHFHVIPRYPDGRGLGIGWDAASLDAAAGQDLARRLARAMED, encoded by the coding sequence ATGGCCGAGACGGTTTTCAGCAAGATCATCCGGGGTGAAATCCCCTGTCACCGGGTCTACGAGGACGACCACGTCCTCGCCTTCCTCGACGTCAACCCCCTCAGTCCGGGGCACGCCCTGCTGATTCCCAAGGAGCCGGCGGAGACGCTCGACCAGCTCTCCGACGAGGCGGGTGCGGCCCTGGGGCGTGTGCTGCCCCGGCTGTGCCGGGCGGTGCGGGAGGTGACCGGGGTCAGCGCCTACAACGTGCTGCAGAACAATGGCCGTGCAGCGCACCAGGCCGTCTTTCACGTCCATTTCCACGTGATTCCCCGCTATCCCGACGGACGGGGGCTGGGAATCGGCTGGGATGCGGCCTCCCTGGACGCGGCCGCGGGGCAGGACCTGGCGCGGCGCCTGGCCCGGGCCATGGAAGACTGA
- a CDS encoding arginine deiminase family protein, giving the protein MVRVNSEIGRLRRVLLHEPGPEVDRMVPSMMGELLFDDILFGDRAREEHARLRRVMRLLGIEPVDAGRLLAEALEQEQAREWLVEVICDDLPHRLREPMQAAGPEELARMLVEGVRADRDDPSGRLFDLPPLPNWCFQRDPQVIVGGGVIFSAMATPARYREALLARTLFHFHPDLEAVEVLFDPLRVDAADPLFLGLHRPRLEGGDILVLSEQVLLVGESERSNHVGLHRLARALARREDGPRYMLVVRLPRRRAYMHLDTLFTMIDRDLCLVHAPVILGQGRETAAVAEIDLHAKDLGPRPVDSLLGALARRGLDLQAIPCGGEDPVDQQREQWTDGANCLALAPGVITLYERNRRTAEQLDRHGLRVIGAEDLLLGRAEVDLDGAERACLLLPSHEISRARGGPRCLTHPLLRDALPG; this is encoded by the coding sequence ATGGTGCGGGTCAATTCCGAGATCGGTCGTTTGCGCCGGGTGTTGCTCCACGAGCCGGGGCCCGAAGTGGACCGGATGGTGCCCTCGATGATGGGGGAACTGCTCTTCGACGACATCCTGTTCGGCGATCGGGCACGGGAGGAACACGCGCGGCTGCGGCGGGTGATGCGCCTGCTGGGCATCGAGCCGGTGGACGCCGGACGGCTGCTGGCCGAGGCCCTCGAGCAGGAACAGGCGCGGGAGTGGCTGGTGGAGGTGATCTGTGACGATCTGCCCCACCGTCTGCGGGAGCCGATGCAGGCCGCCGGTCCCGAAGAGCTGGCCCGGATGCTGGTGGAGGGCGTGCGCGCCGATCGGGACGATCCCTCCGGCCGGCTCTTCGATCTGCCGCCCCTGCCCAACTGGTGCTTTCAGCGGGACCCCCAGGTCATCGTCGGTGGAGGGGTGATCTTCTCCGCCATGGCCACGCCGGCCCGCTATCGGGAGGCCCTGCTGGCCAGGACCCTGTTCCATTTTCACCCCGACCTGGAGGCCGTGGAGGTGCTCTTCGACCCCCTGCGGGTGGACGCGGCGGACCCCCTCTTCCTCGGCCTGCACCGGCCGCGCCTGGAAGGCGGCGACATCCTGGTGCTCTCCGAGCAGGTCTTGCTGGTCGGGGAGTCGGAGCGCAGCAACCACGTGGGTCTGCACCGCCTGGCCCGAGCCCTGGCCCGCCGGGAGGACGGGCCGCGCTACATGCTGGTGGTGCGGCTGCCCCGGCGGCGGGCCTACATGCATCTCGATACCCTCTTCACCATGATCGATCGTGACCTCTGCCTGGTGCACGCCCCGGTGATCCTGGGGCAGGGTCGGGAGACCGCCGCCGTGGCGGAGATCGATCTCCACGCCAAGGACCTCGGCCCCCGGCCCGTGGACAGTCTGCTCGGTGCCCTGGCCCGGCGGGGGCTCGATCTGCAGGCGATTCCCTGCGGGGGTGAGGATCCTGTCGATCAGCAGCGCGAGCAGTGGACCGATGGCGCCAATTGCCTGGCCCTGGCCCCCGGCGTGATCACCCTCTACGAGCGCAACCGCCGTACCGCCGAGCAGCTCGACCGGCATGGCCTGCGCGTCATCGGTGCCGAAGACCTGCTCCTCGGCCGCGCCGAGGTGGATCTCGATGGCGCCGAGCGGGCCTGCCTGCTGCTGCCCAGCCACGAGATTTCCCGCGCCCGCGGGGGGCCCCGCTGCCTGACCCATCCCCTGCTGCGGGACGCGCTGCCCGGCTGA
- the lnt gene encoding apolipoprotein N-acyltransferase produces the protein MGGSRGGLEGRPGPWRRRLESVGISLLGALALWVGARFESTGPLIGVGFTLLLMPSLLERWRAPLWGFVPGAMLYAWVINGTLVQFAWYAPLLVVPLLGWHYVLMPLMTRTLVLLTRGPAWFVLPLAMGAEEWLRPHLGLGHYSMYKTGTFLYQWPVVIQVAEFVGALGLTVLYALLLGALVEWVRWGIDGPGFTSPRRVMIGGVLAAVVVVGVCGYGVWRLETLEKRPGPRLALVQPSQDHGFDETPRVVQVQQSMTAAMVPAGAADLLVWPENAILTPYELSQTYQDVVSWLVRTKEAPLLFGTQDVGRSGRPAALAVLADGDGEIVGRYRKMVLFPFTERRILPWLEHVLPAASDAIVDLTRQAWGSAADGRAGEEVALLSLEVAGETWRFWTPLCYDSCFAGYARDAARRGARFFVNLTSEGWNGWGIAHNQMAANVLRAVENRVGVARVGNTGVSCFIGPDGRAESFLVGRRGRLYLDRGVLVERVNVASGGLPFYSRWGDLLDPFWLLAWVLAIGAGLCARLGSRGRPATDTPVL, from the coding sequence ATGGGAGGATCGAGGGGCGGCCTCGAGGGGCGGCCGGGCCCCTGGCGGCGCCGGCTGGAGTCTGTGGGCATCTCTCTTCTGGGGGCCCTGGCCTTGTGGGTCGGCGCCCGCTTCGAGTCGACCGGCCCGCTGATCGGCGTGGGTTTCACCCTGCTCTTGATGCCCTCCCTGTTGGAGCGCTGGCGCGCCCCCCTGTGGGGTTTCGTCCCCGGTGCGATGCTCTACGCCTGGGTGATCAACGGCACCCTGGTCCAGTTCGCGTGGTACGCGCCCCTGCTGGTGGTTCCGCTTTTGGGCTGGCACTACGTCCTGATGCCCCTGATGACCCGGACTCTGGTGCTGCTGACCCGCGGGCCGGCGTGGTTCGTGTTGCCGCTGGCCATGGGGGCCGAGGAGTGGCTGCGGCCCCATCTGGGGCTGGGCCACTACAGCATGTACAAGACGGGCACCTTTCTCTACCAGTGGCCCGTGGTGATCCAGGTCGCCGAGTTCGTCGGCGCTCTCGGCCTGACGGTGCTCTACGCGCTGCTTCTCGGAGCCCTGGTGGAGTGGGTGCGGTGGGGCATCGACGGCCCGGGATTCACCTCGCCCCGGCGGGTGATGATCGGCGGCGTACTGGCCGCGGTGGTCGTGGTCGGCGTCTGCGGCTACGGCGTGTGGCGGCTCGAAACCCTCGAAAAGCGGCCCGGTCCGCGCCTGGCCCTGGTCCAGCCGAGCCAGGATCACGGCTTCGACGAGACTCCCCGGGTGGTGCAGGTGCAGCAGTCGATGACCGCCGCCATGGTCCCCGCGGGTGCCGCCGATCTGCTGGTCTGGCCCGAGAACGCCATTCTCACCCCCTACGAGTTGTCCCAGACCTACCAGGACGTGGTGAGCTGGCTGGTGCGCACCAAGGAGGCGCCCCTGCTCTTCGGTACCCAGGACGTGGGCCGCTCGGGCCGTCCGGCCGCGCTGGCCGTGCTGGCCGACGGGGACGGTGAAATCGTCGGTCGCTACCGCAAGATGGTGCTCTTCCCCTTCACCGAGCGCCGAATCCTGCCCTGGCTCGAGCATGTCCTGCCCGCGGCTTCCGACGCGATCGTCGATCTGACCCGCCAGGCCTGGGGCTCGGCGGCGGACGGGCGGGCCGGTGAGGAAGTGGCTCTGCTCTCCCTGGAGGTCGCGGGAGAGACCTGGCGTTTCTGGACGCCCCTGTGTTACGACAGTTGCTTCGCCGGTTACGCCCGCGACGCGGCCCGCCGGGGCGCGCGCTTCTTCGTCAACCTGACCTCCGAAGGCTGGAACGGCTGGGGCATCGCCCACAACCAGATGGCCGCCAACGTGCTGCGGGCGGTGGAAAACAGGGTCGGTGTGGCCCGGGTGGGCAACACGGGAGTCTCCTGCTTCATCGGGCCGGACGGGCGGGCGGAGAGCTTCCTCGTCGGCCGCAGGGGCCGCCTCTACCTGGACCGGGGAGTGCTTGTCGAAAGGGTCAACGTGGCCTCCGGCGGCCTGCCTTTCTACTCCCGTTGGGGTGACCTGCTCGATCCCTTCTGGCTGCTGGCCTGGGTCCTGGCCATCGGAGCGGGACTGTGCGCGCGGCTCGGTTCGCGGGGGCGGCCGGCGACCGACACTCCTGTGCTATAA